The following proteins are co-located in the Manihot esculenta cultivar AM560-2 chromosome 7, M.esculenta_v8, whole genome shotgun sequence genome:
- the LOC110619368 gene encoding MACPF domain-containing protein At4g24290 isoform X1, with protein sequence MALRLPAPKAAEVAIESIGRGYDITTDLRLKYCKGGAKDSQLIEIDEGVGREIVLPGGISIPNVSKSIKCDKGERTRFRSDVLSFQQMSEQFNQEMSLTGKIPSGLFNSMFEFTGCWQKDAANTKTLASDGVFITLYTVALEKSQMVLRDHVKKAVPSSWEPAALAKFIEMFGTHIIVGVKMGGKDVICMKQQHSSILQPADLQKRLKEMADKRFLDASGQYTMASERVYQNNKSSLSQLEIREQLPRFADTGSSSSYSQKEDIMIIYKRRGGSDNKVLSHSDWLHTVQFEPDVISMSFIPITSLLNGVPGNGFLSHAVNLYLRYKPPIEELHQFLEFQLPRQWAPVFSELPLGPQRKQQSTASLQFSLMGPKLFVNTTPVDVGKRPVTGLRLYLEGKRSNRLAIHLQHLSSLPKIFQLADDPHGNFCQEFYDHRYYEKVQWKNFSHVCTAPVESEEELSIVTGAQLQVEKYGFKNILFLRLRFSTVSGATAVKHPEWDGSPGLAPKSGIISTLISHHFTSVQKPPPRPADVNINSAVYPGGPPVPVQVPKLLKFVDTTEMTRGPQETPGYWVVSGARLVVEKGRISLRVKYSLLTVVLPDEDLEPEH encoded by the exons ATGGCACTTAGACTTCCAGCTCCAAAGGCAGCTGAGGTTGCAATTGAGTCCATAGGGCGTGGATATGATATAACAACAGATTTAAGGTTGAAATATTGTAAAGGAGGCGCAAAGGATTCACAATTAATTGAGATTGATGAAGGTGTGGGCAGAGAGATTGTTTTGCCCGGTGGGATTTCAATACCAAATGTGTCCAAATCAATAAAGTGTGATAAAGGGGAGCGGACAAGGTTTAGATCTGATGTCCTCTCATTCCAGCAG ATGTCTGAGCAATTCAACCAGGAAATGTCATTGACTGGAAAAATTCCCTCTGGGCTGTTCAATTCCATGTTTGAATTTACAGGTTGTTGGCAGAAAGATGCAGCTAATACTAAAACTCTGGCTTCTGATGGGGTATTCATTACTCTTTATACAGTTGCATTAGAGAAATCTCAAATGGTACTTCGTGATCATGTTAAAAAGGCTGTTCCATCATCATGGGAACCTGCAGCATTAGCAAA GTTTATTGAAATGTTTGGCACTCATATTATTGTTGGCGTGAAGATGGGTGGGAAGGACGTCATATGTATGAAGCAGCAGCATTCATCTATTCTTCAACCAGCTGACCTACAGAAGAGACTAAAAGAGATGGCTGATAAGAGGTTTTTAGATGCCAGTGGACAATATACCATGGCTTCTGAACGAGTTTATCAGAATAACAAG TCATCATTGTCTCAGTTGGAAATCAGGGAGCAGCTGCCAAGGTTTGCTGATACTGGTTCCTCAAGTTCTTATTCTCAAAAGGAG GATATCATGATAATTTACAAAAGGAGAGGTGGAAGTGACAATAAAGTTCTATCCCACAGTGATTGGTTACACACTGTTCAATTTGAGCCTGATGTAATCTCAATGTCCTTTATTCCAATTACTTCTCTATTGAATGGAGTCCCAGGGAATGGATTCTTGAGCCACGCCGTAAATCTATATCTACGAT ATAAGCCCCCAATTGAAGAGCTACACCAGTTTTTGGAATTTCAGCTGCCAAGGCAATGGGCACCAGTGTTTAGCGAACTTCCCCTTGGTCCACAAAGGAAGCAGCAAAGTACGGCATCTTTACAATTTAGTCTCATGGGCCCGAAGCTTTTTGTAAACACAACCCCA GTTGATGTTGGTAAGAGGCCAGTGACTGGTCTTCGGCTTTATCTAGAAGGCAAAAGAAGCAATCGCTTGGCCATTCACTTGCAGCACCTTTCATCTCTTCCGAAAATTTTCCAACTCGCTGATGATCCACATGGTAATTTCTGTCAGGAGTTCTACGATCATAGGTACTATGAGAAAGTTCAATGGAAGAATTTCTCTCATGTTTGTACTGCTCCAGTTGAGTCTGAAGAGGAACTTTCTATAGTAACGGGAGCCCAATTACAAGTTGAGAAATAcggatttaaaaatattcttttcTTACGATTGCGATTCTCGACTGTGTCGGGAGCTACAGCTGTAAAGCATCCAGAGTGGGACGGATCACCAGGGTTAGCACCTAAATCTGGCATCATATCAACATTAATCAGTCATCACTTCACATCAGTTCAGAAACCACCTCCACGACCAGCTGATGTGAATATAAATTCAGCTGTATACCCTGGGGGGCCCCCAGTGCCTGTTCAAGTCCCCAAGCTTCTGAAGTTTGTTGACACAACAGAGATGACGCGTGGGCCCCAGGAAACACCTGGCTATTGGGTTGTATCTGGGGCCAGACTAGTTGTCGAGAAGGGTAGGATTTCTCTCCGGGTTAAATACTCCTTGTTAACTGTAGTATTACCTGATGAAGATTTGGAACCAGAACATTAG
- the LOC110619368 gene encoding MACPF domain-containing protein At4g24290 isoform X2 — protein MALRLPAPKAAEVAIESIGRGYDITTDLRLKYCKGGAKDSQLIEIDEGVGREIVLPGGISIPNVSKSIKCDKGERTRFRSDVLSFQQMSEQFNQEMSLTGKIPSGLFNSMFEFTGCWQKDAANTKTLASDGVFITLYTVALEKSQMVLRDHVKKAVPSSWEPAALAKFIEMFGTHIIVGVKMGGKDVICMKQQHSSILQPADLQKRLKEMADKRFLDASGQYTMASERVYQNNKLEIREQLPRFADTGSSSSYSQKEDIMIIYKRRGGSDNKVLSHSDWLHTVQFEPDVISMSFIPITSLLNGVPGNGFLSHAVNLYLRYKPPIEELHQFLEFQLPRQWAPVFSELPLGPQRKQQSTASLQFSLMGPKLFVNTTPVDVGKRPVTGLRLYLEGKRSNRLAIHLQHLSSLPKIFQLADDPHGNFCQEFYDHRYYEKVQWKNFSHVCTAPVESEEELSIVTGAQLQVEKYGFKNILFLRLRFSTVSGATAVKHPEWDGSPGLAPKSGIISTLISHHFTSVQKPPPRPADVNINSAVYPGGPPVPVQVPKLLKFVDTTEMTRGPQETPGYWVVSGARLVVEKGRISLRVKYSLLTVVLPDEDLEPEH, from the exons ATGGCACTTAGACTTCCAGCTCCAAAGGCAGCTGAGGTTGCAATTGAGTCCATAGGGCGTGGATATGATATAACAACAGATTTAAGGTTGAAATATTGTAAAGGAGGCGCAAAGGATTCACAATTAATTGAGATTGATGAAGGTGTGGGCAGAGAGATTGTTTTGCCCGGTGGGATTTCAATACCAAATGTGTCCAAATCAATAAAGTGTGATAAAGGGGAGCGGACAAGGTTTAGATCTGATGTCCTCTCATTCCAGCAG ATGTCTGAGCAATTCAACCAGGAAATGTCATTGACTGGAAAAATTCCCTCTGGGCTGTTCAATTCCATGTTTGAATTTACAGGTTGTTGGCAGAAAGATGCAGCTAATACTAAAACTCTGGCTTCTGATGGGGTATTCATTACTCTTTATACAGTTGCATTAGAGAAATCTCAAATGGTACTTCGTGATCATGTTAAAAAGGCTGTTCCATCATCATGGGAACCTGCAGCATTAGCAAA GTTTATTGAAATGTTTGGCACTCATATTATTGTTGGCGTGAAGATGGGTGGGAAGGACGTCATATGTATGAAGCAGCAGCATTCATCTATTCTTCAACCAGCTGACCTACAGAAGAGACTAAAAGAGATGGCTGATAAGAGGTTTTTAGATGCCAGTGGACAATATACCATGGCTTCTGAACGAGTTTATCAGAATAACAAG TTGGAAATCAGGGAGCAGCTGCCAAGGTTTGCTGATACTGGTTCCTCAAGTTCTTATTCTCAAAAGGAG GATATCATGATAATTTACAAAAGGAGAGGTGGAAGTGACAATAAAGTTCTATCCCACAGTGATTGGTTACACACTGTTCAATTTGAGCCTGATGTAATCTCAATGTCCTTTATTCCAATTACTTCTCTATTGAATGGAGTCCCAGGGAATGGATTCTTGAGCCACGCCGTAAATCTATATCTACGAT ATAAGCCCCCAATTGAAGAGCTACACCAGTTTTTGGAATTTCAGCTGCCAAGGCAATGGGCACCAGTGTTTAGCGAACTTCCCCTTGGTCCACAAAGGAAGCAGCAAAGTACGGCATCTTTACAATTTAGTCTCATGGGCCCGAAGCTTTTTGTAAACACAACCCCA GTTGATGTTGGTAAGAGGCCAGTGACTGGTCTTCGGCTTTATCTAGAAGGCAAAAGAAGCAATCGCTTGGCCATTCACTTGCAGCACCTTTCATCTCTTCCGAAAATTTTCCAACTCGCTGATGATCCACATGGTAATTTCTGTCAGGAGTTCTACGATCATAGGTACTATGAGAAAGTTCAATGGAAGAATTTCTCTCATGTTTGTACTGCTCCAGTTGAGTCTGAAGAGGAACTTTCTATAGTAACGGGAGCCCAATTACAAGTTGAGAAATAcggatttaaaaatattcttttcTTACGATTGCGATTCTCGACTGTGTCGGGAGCTACAGCTGTAAAGCATCCAGAGTGGGACGGATCACCAGGGTTAGCACCTAAATCTGGCATCATATCAACATTAATCAGTCATCACTTCACATCAGTTCAGAAACCACCTCCACGACCAGCTGATGTGAATATAAATTCAGCTGTATACCCTGGGGGGCCCCCAGTGCCTGTTCAAGTCCCCAAGCTTCTGAAGTTTGTTGACACAACAGAGATGACGCGTGGGCCCCAGGAAACACCTGGCTATTGGGTTGTATCTGGGGCCAGACTAGTTGTCGAGAAGGGTAGGATTTCTCTCCGGGTTAAATACTCCTTGTTAACTGTAGTATTACCTGATGAAGATTTGGAACCAGAACATTAG